One window from the genome of Lentibacillus daqui encodes:
- a CDS encoding NifU family protein, with product MQEQVREVLEKLRPFLLRDGGDVELVDVDEDGIVLLRLMGACGNCPSSTITLKAGIERALMAEVPGVTEIEQVF from the coding sequence ATGCAAGAACAAGTACGTGAAGTATTGGAAAAACTGCGTCCATTTTTATTGCGTGATGGTGGAGATGTAGAACTGGTTGATGTTGATGAAGACGGCATTGTACTTCTTCGTCTGATGGGAGCATGCGGTAACTGTCCAAGTTCAACAATTACCTTGAAAGCCGGAATTGAGCGGGCTTTGATGGCAGAAGTTCCAGGTGTTACGGAGATCGAACAGGTATTTTAA
- a CDS encoding YuzD family protein translates to MGKQKVTITVYGAEQICASCVGAPGSKDTYEWLQAAIGRKYATDNMEYEYIDIDHPPEVEKHQQFVQRIFDEDMFYPIVFVNKELVAEGIPRLKTIFQQLDKCGVEPLE, encoded by the coding sequence ATGGGGAAACAAAAGGTAACGATCACTGTATATGGCGCAGAACAAATTTGTGCCAGTTGTGTTGGCGCTCCAGGATCAAAGGACACGTATGAATGGCTGCAGGCAGCAATCGGCAGGAAATATGCCACGGACAATATGGAATATGAATACATTGATATCGATCATCCGCCCGAAGTTGAAAAACATCAGCAATTTGTCCAGCGTATATTTGACGAAGATATGTTTTATCCGATTGTTTTTGTCAATAAGGAACTAGTTGCTGAAGGAATTCCCAGATTAAAGACGATTTTTCAGCAATTGGATAAATGTGGTGTAGAACCTTTGGAATAA
- a CDS encoding HesB/IscA family protein — protein sequence MVITLTDNAVDQVKEMMKDEEENVRLRFGIKGGGCSGLSYSLGFDYEVNEELDMVDDINGIPVVIFKQDIPIIEGTTIDFKQNMMGGGFSIDNPNAIVSCGCGSSFKAKNREGVPEKC from the coding sequence ATGGTTATTACATTGACGGATAACGCTGTGGATCAAGTCAAAGAAATGATGAAAGACGAAGAAGAAAATGTTCGCCTCAGATTTGGTATCAAAGGCGGCGGCTGCAGCGGATTGTCCTACTCGCTCGGGTTTGATTATGAGGTAAATGAAGAATTGGATATGGTTGATGATATAAATGGTATCCCCGTTGTTATTTTTAAACAGGACATTCCTATCATTGAGGGAACGACAATTGATTTCAAACAAAATATGATGGGTGGAGGATTTAGCATCGACAATCCGAACGCCATTGTATCGTGTGGCTGTGGGTCGTCATTTAAAGCGAAGAATCGTGAAGGCGTACCGGAAAAATGCTAA